A genomic region of Streptomyces rimosus contains the following coding sequences:
- a CDS encoding TetR/AcrR family transcriptional regulator: protein MARRRDEVLDAAIEVLGAAGSRRLTYQAVDAAAGVPAGTTSNYFRNRAALIDGIVTHLEALERRDWEEFARQAAPAGVPELAAAVTRFVRHATGPGRARTAARYALFLEASSRPELRPPLVRGREAVVGWATEWLRRFGSPAPRRHCEILLDYLDGVAFHQLAFPAEDFDPGPGIAELLNGLLATAEPPAAP from the coding sequence GTGGCACGACGGCGGGACGAGGTCCTGGACGCGGCGATCGAGGTGCTGGGCGCCGCGGGGTCGCGGCGGCTGACGTACCAGGCGGTGGACGCCGCCGCGGGCGTGCCGGCCGGCACCACGTCCAACTACTTCCGCAACCGCGCCGCGCTGATCGACGGCATCGTGACCCATCTGGAAGCGCTGGAGCGGCGCGACTGGGAGGAGTTCGCGCGGCAGGCCGCGCCCGCCGGCGTACCGGAGCTGGCAGCCGCCGTGACCCGGTTCGTCCGGCACGCGACCGGCCCCGGGCGCGCCAGGACCGCCGCCCGCTACGCCCTCTTCCTGGAAGCCTCGTCCCGCCCCGAGCTGCGCCCGCCCCTCGTCCGGGGGCGCGAGGCCGTCGTCGGGTGGGCCACGGAGTGGCTGCGGCGCTTCGGCTCACCGGCGCCCCGGCGGCACTGCGAGATCCTCCTCGACTACCTGGACGGCGTCGCCTTCCACCAACTTGCCTTTCCTGCGGAAGATTTCGACCCCGGCCCGGGCATCGCGGAACTCCTCAACGGACTGCTCGCAACCGCGGAGCCGCCCGCCGCGCCGTGA
- a CDS encoding FAD-dependent oxidoreductase, whose protein sequence is MELTPRTAAVVGGGIGGLATALHLRSGGWSVDVFERACALPATGTALGLWPAALAALDTLGVGARIRDLSRPQTSGAFLRPDGSRIAALDVAALQRRTGDTVRLISRPELLTVLYEANGGAVAFGRPVDDIRQLEDAYDVVIAADGLNSAARRTLFGPRHRARYAGASSWRGTVGGDTGAVTETWGEGLRFGITPTTGGRTNWFACAVAPDGQREPGREVAALRARFGHWHAGVRRVLEQLTEPEVLRRDLYYLDPPLPSYVRGRTALIGDAAHAMTPDLGRGACEALVDAVVLARALRASSEVAAALRTYDAERRAVTRRLVRTARLMNRMAHAQRLTGLRNAAMRAAVTLGGPPS, encoded by the coding sequence ATGGAGCTGACACCACGCACGGCGGCCGTCGTCGGCGGCGGCATCGGCGGGCTCGCCACCGCCCTCCACCTGCGCTCCGGCGGCTGGTCCGTCGATGTCTTCGAACGTGCCTGCGCCCTCCCCGCGACCGGCACCGCCCTGGGCCTGTGGCCCGCCGCCCTCGCCGCCCTGGACACGCTCGGCGTCGGCGCGCGCATACGGGACCTGAGCCGGCCGCAGACCTCCGGCGCCTTCCTGCGCCCCGACGGCAGCCGGATCGCGGCCCTCGACGTCGCCGCCCTCCAGCGGCGTACCGGCGACACGGTCCGCCTGATCTCCCGCCCCGAACTGCTCACCGTCCTGTACGAGGCGAACGGCGGCGCGGTCGCCTTCGGGCGGCCGGTCGACGACATCCGGCAACTGGAGGACGCGTACGACGTGGTGATCGCCGCCGACGGCCTCAACAGTGCCGCGCGCCGCACCCTGTTCGGCCCGCGCCACCGTGCCCGGTATGCCGGCGCGTCGTCCTGGCGCGGCACGGTGGGCGGCGACACCGGCGCCGTCACCGAGACCTGGGGCGAAGGGCTGCGGTTCGGCATCACGCCCACCACGGGCGGCCGCACCAACTGGTTCGCCTGCGCCGTCGCCCCCGATGGGCAGCGCGAGCCGGGCCGCGAAGTCGCCGCCCTGCGCGCCCGATTCGGTCACTGGCACGCCGGTGTGCGCCGCGTACTGGAGCAGCTGACCGAGCCCGAGGTGCTGCGCCGGGACCTCTACTACCTCGACCCGCCGCTGCCCTCGTACGTCAGGGGCCGGACCGCGCTCATCGGCGACGCGGCCCACGCCATGACCCCCGACCTCGGGCGCGGGGCCTGCGAAGCGCTCGTGGACGCGGTGGTGTTGGCGCGGGCCCTGCGCGCGTCGTCCGAGGTGGCGGCGGCCCTGCGGACGTACGACGCGGAGCGGCGGGCCGTGACCCGGCGCCTGGTGCGCACGGCGCGGCTGATGAACCGGATGGCGCATGCCCAACGGTTGACGGGCTTGCGGAACGCCGCGATGCGGGCGGCGGTGACGCTGGGCGGCCCGCCGTCCTGA
- a CDS encoding DUF5955 family protein, translating into MEQRQKHRRIEGAGDDPRGVALCGAVARLRRELALLPAELPDRTAADDELAALHAMVSAGNPDVGRLRRSLLLITGAVGSVSALAPALTDVRELIGLYAGLPRRY; encoded by the coding sequence GTGGAGCAGAGGCAGAAGCACAGGCGAATAGAAGGAGCCGGGGACGATCCACGGGGCGTCGCCCTGTGCGGCGCGGTGGCCCGGCTGCGCCGGGAACTGGCCCTCCTCCCGGCGGAGTTGCCCGACCGTACGGCAGCCGACGACGAACTGGCCGCGCTGCACGCCATGGTGAGCGCGGGAAACCCCGACGTGGGCCGGCTGCGCCGCTCGCTGCTGCTGATCACGGGCGCTGTCGGCTCGGTCAGCGCGCTGGCGCCGGCCCTGACGGACGTACGGGAGCTGATCGGCCTCTACGCCGGCCTGCCGCGCCGCTACTGA
- a CDS encoding chitosanase: MRARSIAKAIRKPATGLTVGLVLFAVPATAVAGTAVAATGRTPVAAPAAKAAAGLDDPAKKEIAMQLVSSAENSSLDWKKQYAYIEDIKDGRGYTAGIIGFCSGTGDMLDLVELYTKRKPGNVLAKYLPALRKVNGSDSHAGLGSAFEKDWKKAAQDKDFQQAQNDERDRVYFNPAVKQGKADKIGVLGQFAYYDALVMHGDGSDKTSFSNIRKRAMAKARTPAQGGDEKAYLDAFLDARVWAMKQEEAHSDTSRVDTAQRVFLKKGNLNLDPPLDWKVYGDSYHIG, translated from the coding sequence ATGCGTGCCCGATCCATAGCCAAGGCGATCCGCAAGCCCGCCACCGGCCTGACCGTCGGTCTGGTCCTGTTCGCCGTACCGGCGACCGCCGTCGCCGGTACCGCGGTCGCCGCCACCGGCCGGACGCCGGTCGCGGCCCCCGCCGCCAAGGCCGCGGCCGGACTGGACGACCCGGCGAAGAAGGAGATCGCCATGCAGCTGGTCTCCAGCGCCGAGAACTCCTCGCTGGACTGGAAGAAGCAGTACGCCTACATCGAGGACATCAAGGACGGCCGCGGCTACACCGCCGGCATCATCGGCTTCTGTTCCGGTACGGGCGACATGCTCGACCTCGTCGAGCTGTACACCAAGCGCAAGCCCGGCAACGTCCTGGCGAAGTACCTGCCCGCGCTGCGCAAGGTCAACGGCAGCGACTCGCACGCGGGTCTGGGCTCCGCCTTCGAGAAGGACTGGAAGAAGGCCGCCCAGGACAAGGACTTCCAGCAGGCGCAGAACGACGAGCGGGACCGGGTGTACTTCAACCCGGCGGTCAAGCAGGGCAAGGCCGACAAGATCGGTGTGCTGGGCCAGTTCGCGTACTACGACGCGCTCGTCATGCACGGTGACGGCAGCGACAAGACCAGCTTCTCCAACATCCGCAAGCGCGCCATGGCCAAGGCCAGGACGCCCGCCCAGGGCGGCGACGAGAAGGCGTACCTCGACGCCTTCCTGGACGCGCGGGTGTGGGCGATGAAGCAGGAGGAGGCGCACAGCGACACCAGCCGCGTCGACACCGCGCAGCGCGTCTTCCTCAAGAAGGGCAACCTGAACCTGGACCCGCCGCTGGACTGGAAGGTGTACGGGGACTCGTACCACATCGGCTGA
- a CDS encoding IclR family transcriptional regulator has product MPPSSASTSAAAARPAAAGGGVQSLERAFDLLERMADAGGEVGLSELSTSSGLPLPTIHRLMRTLVACGYVRQQPNRRYALGPRLIRLGESASRLLGTWARPYLARAVEETGETANMALLDGDEIVYVAQVPSRHAVRMFTEVGRRVLPHSTGVGKALLAGHPPEEVRALLGRTGMPAATEKTITDPDTFLDALEEVRRTGYAMDDNEQEIGVRCLAVPVPDSPTAAAISISGPTGRVTEASIDKIVPVLQEIAAELSVALANQNPA; this is encoded by the coding sequence GTGCCGCCGTCCAGCGCCAGCACTTCCGCCGCCGCAGCCAGGCCCGCAGCCGCCGGCGGTGGCGTCCAGTCCCTTGAGCGCGCCTTCGACCTGCTGGAGCGGATGGCCGACGCCGGCGGCGAGGTCGGCCTGAGCGAGCTGTCCACCAGCAGCGGACTGCCGCTGCCGACCATCCACCGGCTGATGCGCACGCTCGTCGCCTGCGGCTACGTCCGCCAGCAGCCGAACCGCCGGTACGCCCTCGGCCCCCGGCTGATCCGGCTCGGCGAGAGCGCCTCGCGCCTGCTCGGCACCTGGGCCCGGCCCTACCTGGCGCGCGCGGTCGAGGAGACCGGCGAGACCGCCAACATGGCGCTGCTCGACGGCGACGAGATCGTGTACGTGGCACAGGTGCCGTCCCGGCACGCGGTACGGATGTTCACCGAGGTCGGCCGGCGGGTGCTGCCGCACTCGACGGGCGTGGGCAAGGCGCTGCTGGCGGGCCACCCGCCGGAGGAGGTCCGGGCGCTGCTCGGGCGTACCGGCATGCCCGCTGCCACCGAGAAGACGATCACCGACCCGGACACCTTCCTGGACGCGCTCGAAGAGGTCCGCCGCACCGGGTACGCGATGGACGACAACGAGCAGGAGATCGGCGTCCGCTGCCTCGCGGTGCCGGTGCCGGACTCCCCTACCGCGGCGGCCATCTCCATCTCCGGTCCGACCGGCCGGGTCACCGAGGCGTCCATCGACAAGATCGTCCCGGTGCTCCAGGAGATCGCCGCCGAACTCTCGGTGGCCCTGGCCAACCAGAACCCGGCGTAG
- a CDS encoding nucleobase:cation symporter-2 family protein codes for MAATPGRTAQGDRKHPVDATLPPFKMFTSGLQHVAAMYAGVVAPPMIVGPACGLGPTETAFLVGAGLFTAGIATLLQTLGFWKIGAKLPFVNGVSFAGVTPMVAIGKAQSPGDALPVIFGAVIVAGVLGFLLAPYFSRLVRFFPPVVTGTVITLIGVSLLPVAFNWSQGGNATAHDYGSPVNIGMAALTFVIVLVLRRVLRGFLQQISILLGLVAGTLIAIPVGITDFGAITEAAPVGFPTPFHFGAPQFDAAAIVSMCIVMLVCMTESTADMLALGKIVDRPADERTIEGGLRADTLGTAISPLFNGFANSAFAQNIGLVAMTKVRSRFVVATGGLILVLLGLCPVAASVISLVPLPVLGGAGIVLFGSVAASGIQTLATAAMDKGENALIVAASVGIGLIPIAAPRFYHDFPKDMLVVLDSGISTGCIVAIVLNLAFNHFGKRRGEPPLEVIPQQPERGAPDARPAGAH; via the coding sequence GTGGCCGCAACCCCAGGGCGGACGGCGCAGGGCGACCGCAAGCACCCGGTCGACGCAACCCTGCCGCCCTTCAAGATGTTCACCAGCGGCCTGCAGCACGTGGCCGCGATGTACGCGGGCGTGGTGGCCCCGCCGATGATCGTCGGTCCGGCCTGCGGACTCGGCCCCACCGAGACCGCCTTCCTGGTGGGCGCCGGCCTCTTCACCGCCGGAATCGCCACCCTGCTGCAGACCCTCGGCTTCTGGAAGATCGGCGCCAAACTGCCCTTCGTCAACGGCGTCTCGTTCGCCGGGGTCACCCCGATGGTCGCCATCGGCAAGGCCCAGAGCCCCGGTGACGCGCTGCCCGTCATCTTCGGCGCGGTGATCGTCGCGGGGGTGCTCGGCTTCCTGCTCGCGCCCTACTTCTCCAGGCTGGTGCGGTTCTTCCCGCCGGTGGTCACCGGCACCGTCATCACCCTGATCGGCGTGTCGCTGCTGCCCGTCGCCTTCAACTGGTCCCAGGGCGGCAACGCCACCGCGCACGACTACGGTTCGCCGGTCAACATCGGCATGGCGGCGCTCACCTTCGTCATCGTGCTCGTCCTGCGCAGGGTGCTGCGCGGCTTCCTCCAGCAGATCTCGATCCTGCTGGGCCTGGTCGCCGGCACGCTGATCGCGATACCCGTGGGCATCACCGACTTCGGGGCGATCACCGAGGCGGCCCCGGTCGGCTTCCCGACGCCGTTCCACTTCGGCGCCCCGCAGTTCGACGCGGCCGCCATCGTCAGCATGTGCATCGTCATGCTGGTCTGCATGACCGAGTCCACCGCCGACATGCTGGCCCTCGGCAAGATCGTGGACCGGCCGGCCGACGAGCGCACCATCGAGGGCGGCCTGCGCGCCGACACCCTCGGTACCGCGATCAGCCCGCTCTTCAACGGCTTCGCCAACAGCGCCTTCGCGCAGAACATCGGCCTGGTCGCGATGACCAAGGTGCGCAGCCGGTTCGTCGTCGCCACCGGCGGCCTGATCCTGGTCCTGCTGGGCCTGTGCCCGGTCGCCGCCTCAGTGATCTCGCTGGTGCCGCTGCCGGTCCTGGGCGGCGCGGGCATCGTGCTGTTCGGGTCGGTTGCCGCCAGCGGCATCCAGACCCTGGCCACCGCGGCGATGGACAAGGGCGAGAACGCGCTGATCGTCGCGGCGTCGGTGGGCATCGGCCTGATACCCATCGCGGCGCCGCGGTTCTACCACGACTTCCCCAAGGACATGCTGGTCGTCCTGGACTCCGGCATCAGCACCGGCTGCATCGTCGCCATCGTGCTCAACCTGGCCTTCAACCACTTCGGCAAGCGGCGCGGCGAGCCCCCGCTGGAGGTGATCCCGCAGCAGCCGGAGCGCGGGGCTCCGGACGCGCGGCCGGCCGGGGCGCACTGA
- the aceB gene encoding malate synthase A — protein sequence MSTPAPSPLAIVDVDPGKAPARQDEILTEAALAFVAELHRRFTPRRDELLARRDARRAEIARTSTLDFLPETAHIRADDSWRVAPAPAPLDDRRVEITGPTDRKMTVNALNSGAKVWLADFEDASAPTWQNVIGGQVNLIDAYERRIDFTDPNSGKSYALKPAEELATVVVRPRGWHLDERHLQLDGTPVPGALVDFGLYFFHNARRLLDLGKGPYFYLPKTESHLEARLWNEIFVFAQDYVGIAQGTIRATVLIETITAAYEMEEILYELRDHASGLNAGRWDYLFSIVKNFRDGGEKFVLPDRNAVTMTAPFMRAYTELLVRTCHKRGAHAIGGMAAFIPNRRDPEANEKALAKVRADKDREAGDGFDGSWVAHPDLVPVARACFDAVLGDKPHQKDRLREDVSVTAADLIAIDSLDARPTYQGLVDAVRVGTRYIEAWLRGLGAVAIFGLMEDAATAEISRSQIWQWVDAGVVFENGEKATADLVRKIADEELAAIRADLGDAAFTAGAWQQAHDLLLKVSLDTDYAAFLTLPAYELLD from the coding sequence ATGTCCACACCAGCGCCGTCCCCGCTGGCCATCGTCGACGTCGACCCCGGCAAGGCCCCGGCCCGCCAGGACGAGATCCTCACGGAGGCCGCGCTGGCCTTCGTCGCCGAACTCCACCGCCGGTTCACCCCGCGCCGCGACGAACTGCTCGCCCGCCGCGACGCGCGCCGTGCCGAGATCGCCCGGACCTCCACCCTGGACTTCCTGCCGGAGACCGCGCACATCCGCGCCGACGACAGCTGGCGGGTGGCCCCCGCGCCCGCCCCGCTCGACGACCGCCGGGTGGAGATCACCGGTCCCACCGACCGCAAGATGACCGTCAACGCGCTGAACTCCGGCGCCAAGGTCTGGCTCGCCGACTTCGAGGACGCCTCCGCGCCCACCTGGCAGAACGTCATCGGCGGCCAGGTGAACCTGATCGACGCCTACGAGCGCCGGATCGACTTCACCGACCCCAACAGCGGCAAGTCCTACGCGCTGAAGCCCGCCGAGGAACTGGCGACGGTCGTCGTGCGCCCGCGCGGCTGGCACCTCGACGAGCGCCACCTCCAGCTCGACGGCACGCCGGTGCCCGGCGCCCTGGTCGACTTCGGCCTGTACTTCTTCCACAACGCCCGGCGCCTGCTGGACCTCGGCAAGGGCCCGTACTTCTACCTGCCGAAGACCGAGTCGCACCTGGAGGCCCGCCTCTGGAACGAGATCTTCGTCTTCGCGCAGGACTACGTGGGCATCGCGCAGGGCACCATCCGCGCCACCGTCCTCATCGAGACCATCACCGCCGCGTACGAGATGGAGGAGATCCTCTACGAACTGCGCGACCACGCCTCGGGGCTGAACGCGGGCCGCTGGGACTATCTGTTCTCCATCGTGAAGAACTTCCGCGACGGCGGCGAGAAGTTCGTGCTGCCGGACCGCAACGCGGTCACCATGACGGCGCCCTTCATGCGCGCGTACACCGAACTCCTCGTCCGTACGTGCCACAAGCGCGGCGCGCACGCGATCGGCGGCATGGCGGCGTTCATCCCCAACCGCCGTGACCCGGAGGCCAACGAGAAGGCGCTGGCCAAGGTCCGCGCCGACAAGGACCGCGAGGCCGGGGACGGCTTCGACGGCTCCTGGGTCGCCCACCCCGACCTGGTCCCGGTCGCCCGCGCCTGCTTCGACGCGGTGCTCGGCGACAAGCCGCACCAGAAGGACCGGCTGCGCGAGGACGTCTCGGTCACGGCCGCCGACCTCATCGCCATCGACTCCCTCGACGCCCGGCCCACCTACCAGGGCCTGGTGGACGCGGTCCGGGTCGGTACCCGCTACATCGAGGCGTGGCTGCGGGGCCTCGGCGCGGTCGCCATCTTCGGCCTCATGGAGGACGCGGCCACCGCCGAGATCTCCCGCTCGCAGATCTGGCAGTGGGTGGACGCGGGCGTCGTGTTCGAGAACGGCGAGAAGGCCACAGCGGACCTGGTCCGCAAGATCGCCGATGAGGAACTGGCCGCCATCCGCGCCGACCTCGGCGACGCGGCCTTCACCGCCGGCGCCTGGCAGCAGGCCCACGACCTCCTCCTGAAGGTCTCCCTCGACACTGACTACGCGGCGTTCTTGACGCTGCCGGCTTACGAGCTGTTGGACTGA
- a CDS encoding VOC family protein: MTTTQPIRTPDLRPTEAPRFDHLLHCVPDVAAAVREYTAAGLPAHTNPVHEGFQNGAWRLDDRYVEILTVVDRAVYAPSPFGRATAGWQPRIDALTAAGGGPLNFAVHVADTGATTERLRRAGHDVDLHDFSFQEGRVTFQEAMLTGDGTPPWAPFFITVRMDPALRREHEASGRIDRGAFDLAGFLVETPDPRGAAAWLGALTGVPVDTSGTRVPLDGGAAHFTAGPADRITTLLLAGDRPPRTEIAGLRVRGVDDA, encoded by the coding sequence ATGACCACCACACAGCCGATCCGCACGCCCGATCTCCGTCCGACGGAAGCCCCCCGCTTCGACCACCTCCTGCACTGCGTGCCGGATGTCGCCGCAGCTGTACGGGAGTACACGGCGGCCGGGCTGCCCGCGCACACGAATCCGGTGCACGAGGGGTTCCAGAACGGCGCCTGGCGGCTGGACGATCGGTACGTCGAGATCCTGACCGTCGTCGATCGTGCGGTGTACGCGCCGTCGCCGTTCGGGCGGGCGACGGCCGGGTGGCAGCCCCGTATCGACGCCCTGACGGCGGCGGGCGGCGGTCCGCTGAACTTCGCGGTGCACGTCGCGGACACCGGGGCCACCACCGAGCGGCTGCGCCGCGCCGGGCACGACGTGGACCTGCACGACTTCTCCTTCCAGGAAGGGCGGGTGACCTTTCAGGAAGCGATGCTGACGGGCGACGGCACGCCGCCCTGGGCCCCGTTCTTCATCACCGTCCGCATGGATCCCGCGCTCCGCCGGGAGCACGAAGCCTCCGGCCGGATCGACCGCGGGGCCTTCGACCTCGCGGGGTTCCTGGTCGAGACGCCCGATCCGCGCGGCGCCGCCGCCTGGCTCGGCGCGCTCACCGGGGTTCCGGTGGATACGAGCGGCACCCGCGTACCGCTCGACGGCGGCGCTGCGCACTTCACCGCCGGACCGGCCGACCGCATCACCACTCTGCTGCTGGCGGGCGACCGGCCGCCCCGTACCGAAATCGCCGGGCTGCGGGTACGCGGGGTGGACGACGCGTAG
- a CDS encoding GNAT family N-acetyltransferase, with the protein MTTSDTDRERAAGYRAAYDAQLRDRGFAPGAPGTERVGPVLRRTLPRQGGLILYRDLGGLDGEALDAFIAAQREYFAARGLPVEWKYHGHDLPADLPDRLTAAGFTPGERETVVIGEAADVAGPPGGPPLPEGVRLRDVTDRADFDRIGELAEAVWADDRGWLAPALEEMATGRDGDACVVTVAESLAGEVVSAAWARFHQGTDFASLWGGSTLPNWRGKGVYRALVAHRAALALARGFRYVQVDALETSRPILNRLGLVIAATTVPYVWQPAADDRGDGAVNPA; encoded by the coding sequence GTGACGACATCAGACACCGACCGAGAACGGGCCGCCGGCTACCGCGCGGCGTACGACGCACAGCTCCGGGACCGCGGCTTCGCGCCCGGCGCACCGGGCACCGAGCGGGTCGGGCCCGTACTGCGCAGAACCCTCCCCCGCCAGGGCGGACTGATCCTCTACCGCGACCTCGGCGGGCTCGACGGGGAGGCACTGGACGCCTTTATCGCCGCCCAGCGCGAGTACTTCGCGGCCCGCGGCCTGCCGGTCGAGTGGAAGTACCACGGCCATGACCTGCCCGCCGATCTGCCGGACCGGCTCACCGCCGCCGGGTTCACGCCGGGCGAGCGGGAGACGGTCGTCATCGGCGAGGCGGCGGACGTCGCCGGGCCGCCCGGGGGCCCGCCGCTGCCCGAAGGCGTACGGCTGCGGGATGTCACCGACCGGGCGGACTTCGACCGCATCGGGGAACTGGCCGAGGCCGTCTGGGCCGACGACCGCGGCTGGCTGGCGCCCGCCCTGGAGGAGATGGCGACGGGCCGGGACGGCGACGCCTGCGTGGTGACGGTGGCGGAGTCGCTGGCGGGCGAGGTGGTCTCGGCGGCGTGGGCGCGCTTCCACCAGGGCACCGACTTCGCCTCCCTGTGGGGTGGCTCGACGCTGCCCAACTGGCGCGGCAAGGGCGTCTACCGCGCCCTGGTCGCGCATCGGGCGGCGCTCGCCCTGGCGCGCGGGTTCCGCTACGTACAGGTCGATGCCCTGGAGACCAGCCGCCCCATCCTCAACCGGCTGGGCCTGGTCATCGCCGCCACGACCGTGCCGTACGTGTGGCAGCCGGCGGCCGATGACCGAGGCGACGGCGCGGTCAACCCTGCGTGA
- a CDS encoding YfcC family protein gives MDPNAQQPPARKPDNGPPPDDDPRPVEPPPPDADAPAEGTAPADGAPAGPRRRFTFPSALTVLVVVTLAVWALAFVIPSGSYDRNASGTPLQGTYHRTSSGQSLTERLGDLFLSPVNGLYGVQDAKTGKVGPTMAGELYGSAGVFLFVLAIGAFITVVFATGALDRGIGRLAHRLRHRGALLIAGVMAVFSLLGTVEGFAEETLGFYGLVVPLMLALGYDRMVATATIILGAGIGVLCSTVNPFATGVASSAADISLGDGIVLRVAMWLVLTGVTIGYVIRYARRVRADPDRSLVGFRPGDRDRAKAAEDATEPPPLTRLDRTVLVTVALVFAFMIFSVIPWSGVLTGDADAAPYAFELGWSFPQLAALFLASSILVGLLARMGEQRLSATFVQGVAEFVSPALVIVLARGVTTIMNNAQITDTVLHAVESTVSGVPSALFGIMVYVVNLPLAFLIPSTSGHATLAMPILAPLADFAHVSRAVVVTAWQAASGWMNLWVPTTAVIMGGVSLAKVGYDRYLRFVWPLLALLAVLICGFVGLGAVMT, from the coding sequence GTGGACCCGAACGCCCAGCAGCCACCCGCCCGGAAACCGGACAACGGACCACCGCCCGACGACGACCCGCGCCCCGTCGAGCCTCCACCGCCCGACGCGGACGCGCCTGCCGAAGGAACCGCGCCCGCCGACGGCGCCCCGGCGGGCCCCCGGCGCCGGTTCACCTTCCCCAGCGCCCTGACCGTCCTGGTCGTCGTCACCCTCGCCGTCTGGGCCCTGGCCTTCGTCATCCCGTCCGGCAGCTACGACCGTAACGCGTCCGGTACCCCGCTCCAGGGCACCTACCACCGCACGTCCTCCGGCCAGTCCCTCACCGAACGGCTCGGCGACCTCTTCCTCTCGCCGGTCAACGGCCTGTACGGCGTGCAGGACGCGAAGACCGGGAAGGTCGGCCCGACGATGGCGGGCGAACTGTACGGCAGCGCGGGCGTGTTCCTCTTCGTCCTGGCCATCGGCGCGTTCATCACGGTCGTCTTCGCCACCGGCGCGCTGGACCGCGGCATCGGCCGGCTCGCCCACCGCCTCCGGCACCGCGGCGCGCTGCTGATCGCCGGAGTGATGGCCGTCTTCTCGCTGCTCGGCACGGTCGAGGGGTTCGCCGAGGAGACCCTCGGCTTCTACGGCCTGGTCGTGCCCCTGATGCTCGCGCTCGGCTACGACCGGATGGTGGCCACCGCGACCATCATCCTCGGCGCCGGCATCGGCGTCCTGTGCTCGACCGTCAACCCCTTCGCCACCGGCGTCGCCTCCTCCGCCGCCGACATCTCGCTGGGCGACGGCATCGTGCTGCGGGTGGCGATGTGGCTGGTGCTCACCGGCGTCACCATCGGCTACGTGATCCGCTACGCGCGCCGCGTACGGGCCGACCCGGACCGCTCGCTCGTCGGCTTCCGGCCCGGCGACCGGGACCGCGCGAAGGCCGCCGAGGACGCGACGGAGCCGCCGCCGCTGACCCGGCTGGACCGGACCGTGCTGGTCACCGTGGCCCTGGTCTTCGCCTTCATGATCTTCTCGGTCATCCCGTGGTCCGGGGTGCTCACCGGGGACGCCGACGCCGCGCCCTACGCCTTCGAACTGGGCTGGTCCTTCCCGCAGTTGGCCGCCCTGTTCCTCGCGTCCTCGATCCTCGTCGGCCTGCTGGCACGGATGGGCGAACAGCGGCTCAGCGCGACCTTCGTCCAGGGCGTCGCCGAGTTCGTCTCCCCGGCGCTGGTGATCGTGCTGGCGCGGGGGGTGACCACGATCATGAACAACGCGCAGATCACCGACACGGTGCTGCACGCGGTCGAGAGCACCGTCTCCGGTGTCCCGTCGGCCCTGTTCGGCATCATGGTCTACGTCGTCAACCTGCCGCTGGCCTTCCTCATCCCGTCCACGTCCGGCCACGCCACGCTCGCCATGCCGATCCTGGCGCCGCTGGCCGACTTCGCGCACGTCTCGCGCGCGGTGGTCGTCACGGCGTGGCAGGCGGCCAGCGGCTGGATGAACCTGTGGGTGCCCACCACCGCCGTCATCATGGGCGGCGTCTCGCTGGCCAAGGTCGGCTACGACCGGTACCTGCGCTTCGTCTGGCCCCTGCTGGCCCTCCTCGCCGTCCTGATCTGCGGCTTCGTCGGGCTGGGAGCGGTGATGACGTGA
- a CDS encoding nucleotidyltransferase family protein, translated as MTHTAVPASTPSPAHRPVAGLLLAAGGGRRLGGRPKALLDFRGRPLVEHAARVLREGGCDRVLVVLGAAVETVRERTDLSAYATAENPDWAHGMGSSLRVGLAALADSGAGAALVSLVDQPGIGAAAVARVIAAYEGGADLVAAAYDGKRGHPVLFGAGRWAAVAAGATGDRGARAYLKEHEDALTLVECADVAEPYDIDTPRDLFRLASPGAPRAGEGR; from the coding sequence ATGACGCACACCGCAGTCCCCGCCTCGACCCCATCCCCCGCCCACCGCCCGGTCGCCGGGCTGCTGCTCGCCGCGGGTGGCGGGCGGCGACTGGGCGGCCGCCCGAAGGCCCTGCTGGATTTCCGCGGCCGGCCGCTGGTCGAGCACGCGGCCCGGGTGCTGCGGGAGGGCGGCTGCGATCGGGTGCTCGTCGTGCTGGGTGCGGCGGTCGAAACCGTACGGGAACGGACGGACCTCTCGGCCTACGCGACGGCCGAGAACCCCGACTGGGCGCACGGCATGGGCTCCTCGCTGCGCGTCGGGCTGGCTGCCCTGGCGGACTCCGGGGCGGGCGCGGCACTGGTCTCGCTGGTGGACCAGCCGGGCATCGGCGCGGCGGCGGTGGCGCGGGTGATCGCCGCGTACGAGGGCGGGGCGGACCTGGTGGCCGCCGCGTACGACGGGAAGCGCGGGCATCCGGTGCTGTTCGGGGCCGGGCGGTGGGCGGCAGTGGCGGCCGGGGCGACCGGGGACCGCGGGGCCCGCGCGTACCTGAAGGAGCACGAGGACGCGCTCACGCTCGTCGAATGCGCCGATGTGGCCGAGCCGTACGACATCGACACCCCGCGGGATCTGTTCCGGCTGGCGTCGCCGGGCGCGCCGCGGGCAGGCGAAGGGCGGTGA